Genomic DNA from Bacilli bacterium:
GCAAAACTGCATTAAGCTGTGGTTTGCTCCCCTTGATGCGCCTCAATAACGGCATCCGCCATTTTACCGGTCAACAGTCTGACTGCGCGAATCGCATCGTCGTTTCCGGGAATAATATAGTCGATTTCATCCGGATCGCAGTTGGTATCGACAATCCCAACCAGCGGTATTCCCAGCTTTTTCGCTTCCGCTACGGCAATCCGTTCTTTGCGCGGGTCAATGACAAAGATCGCGTCAGGCAAGCCCTTCATCCCTTTGATGCCGCCCAAAAATTTCTCCAGACGCGCTTTTTCCTTATTCAGCAAAATGACTTCTTTTTTCGGCAATACGGCGAACGTCCCGTCCTCTTCCATACGCTCCAACTCATGCAAGCGTTCAATCCGCTTTTGAATCGTCTGGAAGTTTGTCAGCGTGCCGCCCAACCATCTCTGGTTCACATAAAACATTCCGCAACGCGCCGCTTCTTCGGCAACCGAGTCTTGCGCCTGTTTTTTGGTGCCGACAAACAGGATGGATCCGCCCCGTTCCGCTACCGATTTGACGAAATTATAGGCTTCTTCAACCTTTTTGACCGTTTTTTGCAGGTCAATAATGTAAATTCCGTTTCTTTCCGTGAAGATGTATTTTTCCATTTTCGGGTTCCACCGGCGCGTCTGGTGACCGAAATGAACCCCCGCTTCCAAAAGCTGTTTCATGGAGATAACCGCCATCTTCACTCACCTCCTGGTTTTGTTATGTTCCTCCGCCCGTTTCATTTTCCGGCAGCACTTAGCATGTAAGCACCACTGCCGAAATCAACCGGCGTGTGTATTTACACCGTCAATTACTATACCATAACCGCATATCCGTTGCAAGAGCGCGCAGCCACGCAAAGGCAAACAAGGAAACTCGCGGTCTATACATTTTATTTTAAGTCAGGGTAAGTCAAAGCTTGATCGCCATTTCCGCACTCGCGCGAACCCATAAGCACGAACTTCAACCAAACCGAAACGCAAACGGCCGCCCGCCTGCCCAGAGGCCATGCCCGCCATTGGGTTGACACGGAAATATGCAAACTTGCGGCTAAAAACGAAATTGCTCTTCCTGCTTGGCGAGTTTAATGATGAGTTCGACTTCCCCTTTGTTGATTCCGAGTTTCTTGGCGATTTGCTCGATCGATTTGCCGGATTGACGCAGGGCAAACAAGTTTTTATACCGTTCTTTCATATTTTGCCGCGCATCCGCGGAATGATTCCCGGCATCCTGCTCCAAAGCCGCGGAAGTATCAGGCTGGCTTAACTGAAGTGTGGCGACTTCCGCCGTCGCCTGTCGGGGGCTATGACCTGCTGTTTCCGCGCGCAACTTGAGCGGAGCCTGCAAGCATTCGGTCACTTGCTTTTCCAACAATTCAACGCGCCCGGCCAAATGGTGCAGACGATTTTCCAATTCCGTTTTCATATCGGCAAATTCACGCAGCAACCGGATATTGTCCTCTTCCAGTTCCTGGGTAAATTGAATGAGCGTATCTTCCATTCCGTTCAACAGTTGTTTGGAATTGCGCGCCGACTTGCGCCGCGCAAAATAATAACCAGCCGCTAATATGAAGGCTGCAAGCAATATTGTAAGCTGCCAGGACAACTCGCGCCAACCACCTTACTATTGAGAATGGACACCAAAAACTACAGGGAAAGATCAATGTGCTTTCCTTTATAGGGATGTTCGGAACGGTTTTCCTTTTTCCCGTTCGCGCCGTTTTTCTTCCGGCTTTCTTGCCGACTGCCGCCGCCGTGACGCGAATGATCGTTGATTTGCGGATCTTCTTTTGCTTCCAGTTTGGCGCTTTTCGTCCGCAATTCATCCGTATGCCTGATTTCCCCCGCCGCCAAGCCGTCCTGATCCCACAACGGCTTGTTCGTCATTTGCTGCTGAAGGTTGCTCGCGTCACTTTGCCGCAAGAAGGCCACCTGCATATCGATTGATTTGAGTGTCAAGCCACTCACCCCTCAACTTGCCCCTCGGCTACGATTGCATGACGATTTCTCCATCGACCATTTTGAACGTAACCCGCATGGTCGCATCCTTGACATACCGGGTATATCTGCCGATGGTCACTCTCGCCCCGCCATAAATGGTCGAACCGACTTCGACGATCGCTTTTGAAGTATCCTCCAGCGATTTTTCAATTTCCAGCATTCTGTCTTTGCAATTCTGCAATTCGTCAAGCTGCTGGCGTTTCGTATTGCTTAGCCTGGTGCGCAGCGCCTTTTTATCCTCGGAGAGCTGCCCGGCCAAAGCCAATTGGTCAAGCAACGCCAACGCCTTGTTGGTTTTATCCAAATTTTCCGCCAGTTCCTTGACCGTGCCGCGCAGATCAGCCAATTCATTGCGCAATTCCGGGAGTACGCCAACCTCGATGGAAGTGACTGTGGACATGTTGTTGCCGATCGTCCTCGCCGTCACCTTTTCCCCCGCCTGAATCGTGCCGCCGACGATCAATCCTTTATTGCCTTTGCAAATCACGTTCCGGCCGGCCCGGACCAACGAATGCATAATGCTTTGCGTTACGATGACATCTTCTTTGGCTTCGATATTTCCTTCCTGCACAAATGATATTTTCACATTTTTTCCCGCTTTGATGTATCCTTTGCCGCGTCCCAAAACGCCTGCGGTAATTTCAATGTTGCCGCCGGCAAACAATTCCGCGCCTTCAACGCCGCCGATTACGCGAATATCGCCATCGGCTTTTATTTTAAACCCGTTCAGCACATTGCCGCGAACGACAACATTGCCGACGAAGTCGATATTTCCGATGTTGTAGTCGACGTCGCCGTTCACTTCGTAGACCGGAAAGACGTTGATCTTGTCCCGGTCAGTCATCGTGACAAGCCCGTCGATTGCCGCATAGATTCCCTTTTGTTCCGCATCGGTGACGACATTTTTGCCTAATTTGAAACGCGCTTCTTTGCCGGCTTTCGCATAGATCAGCTCGCCGGTCACCGCTTTGCCGTGCGTGCCTTCTTCCGGCGGCGCTTTTTCCGCAATTAATTGCCCTTTGCGCACATTGTTGAGCGACGCGACTTCTTTATAATCAACGGTCCCGTCTTCCAATACCAGCGGCTTGCGCGTGATTCCGTCATTGTTGAACAAATATCGGACATAACCGTCTTTGCCGTTTCTCGGAGCATCTCCAATCGCGACGCATACTTGTGTATATATGTATTTTTTCGGATCTTTCACCATGTCCGCCAACACATCGTATTGAATGCCGTACGTAACACGATTTTTGCGCAGCAAATCGTCCAATTGCGCCAAGGTGCATTGGAAGTTTTCCGGCGGGTTGTTAAAATGCAAATACGCATTGATTTTGTCATCCGATAACACAACGTTAATAAAATGCTCGATTGGAACCTGCATTTGATCGTTGGCCATGCCCGAATCCCCCTAAAGGCTGAAAGGATGCTGGTTCTATAGCTTAATTATACCTTATCATACTACCGTGTAAATTAGTAGTCTTGCATCAGTTGCCGCTTGTTTAACGCCAACGCTCCCCGCAAACGCACGATTGCTTTGGAATGAAGCTGCGATATGCGCGACGGCGACAGACGCATCACTTTCGCGATTTCGGAAAGCGACAATTCCTCATAGTAAAAAAGGGAAACGACGGTACGTTCCTTTTCCGTCAGATGATCGATTGCCTTCGCCAAACATTCCTTCAGGTACGTTTCCTTTACTTTGATTTCCGGATCTTTCGCCGATTCATCAATCAGGACGGACAGCCTTGTTTCGCTGTCGTCTTCTTTAAGCGGATCTTCCAACGAGCAAATGGTCGTAATGGAGATTTCCTGCAGGATTTGGTTGAATTCGCTCGCAGAAATGTTCAGATATGCGCACACTTCCTCGTCGGTAACAGAACGCAGATAGGTTTGTTCCAATTTTTGATAGGCTTCTTCGATTTTTTTGGCTTTTTCCCGAACGGAACGCGGGACCCAGTCCCCTTTGCGCAAGGAATCGATAATGGCGCCGCGAATACGCCACGAAGCATAGGTTTCAAACTGCAGGCCGCGGTTATGATCAAATTTGTTAATGGCATCAATCAAACCAATGACGCCATAGCTGGTCAAATCTTCTTTGGAAACATTTTTCGGCAATCCGATGGATAAGCGGTTCGTCACCAATTCGACCAGATGGAGGTAACATTCCACCAACTTTTTGCCCGCTTCCCGGTCGCCTTCCGTTTTATATTTTTCCCAAAGCGCGAAGTGTGGAAGTTCCGCTTTTTTACGCTCCAGCACGGGACATCATCCTTCATTTTTCTTCTTCGTCCGTCAAGCTTCGCACCGCATCAGCCAAAACTTGGGCGTCCCACTTTTCGGTTGAGACGAGTTTTTTGGGTGACAACGGCTCAAATTCCGCTTGATCTTGCTTTTCAGGCTTGAGCAATTCCAGCAGTTCCGGATCGTCGGGCGTTACGAGATTCACTTCCGATTCAGGTTGTTTCACCGTTTTGGCCAACAATGCGGCAAGCCCCCAACGAACCAATGTGACGAAAAGAAAAACAACAGCGTAACTGTAAAAACTGCGAATTATGGATGTTAACAGCGTATTTTTATTCGCCAACGAAGCGAACAGCGTAAGCAAAAACGGGATGATCGAAACCAGCAAATTCCATTTCCATTTCCATTTCCATTTCCATTTTCCTGTCACGGTTATAATTCCTTCACTCCGTTTAGTGCGGTCCGTATCGTCATGATGCCGGTGGCATTGGCGAATTCCACCGTCCGCCCGTAATTTCCCCCGGTATCTTCCGCTACGACATTGATTCGGAAACGCAACAGCATTTCTTTGCACATTTCGATGTTCCGCGAACCGATTTTCATGGATTCGCTTTGCGTGATAAATTGAAACATTTGTGCGCCACCGGCGATTTTCGCTTCCATCCGGGCGACGGATGCGCCCAGCGCGACCATTTGGCCGATCATTTCCGGGATGGCTGTATCCGCGTATTTGGCGACATTCATCACCTGATGGCGCATAATGCCGGAATGGGGAAGCATCACATGGGCCAATCCGGCGATTTTCTTTTGCCGGTCATAGATGGCTATCCCCACGCAAGAACCGAGACCCATCGTTTTCAAAACGCCAAACGCGTCATTTGTAACCTTAAGATCGGCCATGCCAACTTTAACCAAATGCGCTTCCATCATTCGAAAGGCACTCCCAATGCGGTAAACAATCTGCGAAAAGCTTCCGGATCCGGTATAAAGAAGAAATGCCCTTCGACTTCATCTTTATCTTCAAAAAATTGCGTGTCTATCAACAGCGCATGGTCTCCCATTTCTCCGAACTGGATCAGCCCGAAATTCAAAATGGCGCCCGCCATATCAATCGCCAACGCCGGAACCGTCGGCGACAAATAGAGTTTGGTGAAGTCGCCCAACGATGATAAATACGAACCGACGAGAATATTGGCGATTTCGGATAGCGCGGACAGTTCCATCTCCGAAAAACCGTCGGAACCGTCACTGCCGATGCCGACAAAATTGCGCAGCAATCGCTTGGCCGATTGTTCGCGCAAAATGAAAAACATATTCCCCGGCGCATCGCCCTCTACCCGCATGAAAATGGCGATTACGACCATCTCTGCGCCGCCGATGGAATTGGCGATTTCGGCAAACGGCAATATTTTTACATTCGGAACCCGCATATCCACCGGCTTGTTCAATAGTTTCGCCAATGCGGTCGCAGCGTTCCCGGCGCCGATATTGCCGACTTCCCTTAACACATCCAGTTGGAAATCCCCAAAATGGTGCAATGGTTTCACTCGGCTACTCCTCAATCGCTTCTAATTGAATAATCTCATTTTTGTTCAGCACTTCTTGCAGATTGAGCATCACCAACAGCCGTTCATCCCCGATTCTGGCGACGCCGCGCAAATATTTGGCTTTGATGCCGCCCACCACTTCGGGCGGATCGGCAATTTTATCCGCGTCCAAATCCACTACGTCATTGGCAGAATCGACTATCAGGCCGACTTCGATATTCCCGACCGCAACGATGATCAGCCGGGTATTGTTGGTCGGCTCGCTGGGCGCAAGGCCGAACCGTTCGCGCAGATCGATTACCGGAACAACTACGCCGCGCAAATTGATGACACCTTTGACGAACTTCGGCGTTTTCGGCACACGCGTTAACGGCATCATCCGTTCGATCGTGCGGACATTTTCCACTTCAACGCCGTATTCTTCTTCACCAAGCTTAAACACAATCACTTTCAATTCTTCAGCCATGGATCAAACCTCCTTGTAATCTCGCAACCTACTTGATAATTGCGTTCGGATCAATAATTAAAGCGACACGGCCGTCACCCAAAATCGTTGCGCCCGAAACGGCAAACACTTTCTTTAAATAATTGCCCAGCGTCTTCAGCACGATCTCCTGCTGGCCGACCAACGTATCGACCAGCAATGTGACGTATTTTTCGCCTTTGCGAATGACGATCGCTTCCCACTCCGATTTTTCTTCGTTCGCCGCGCCGGGGCATTCGAACAACTCCGCCAACTGCACAAGCGGTATGATGCTGTCGCGAAAATCGACCATGCGTCTGCCTTGCACGATTTTGATTTGTTCGGTTTGGACGATGTTGGTTTCCACAATGGAAGTAAGCGGGATCGCAAACGTTTCGGCGCCCGCCTTAACCAGCATGGCGGAAATAATCGACAACGTAAGCGGCAATTGCACGGAAAATTTGGTGCCCTTGCCGGCTTGCGATTCAACCGTAACGCTGCCTCCCAAGGAAGTGATTTTGTTTTTCACGACGTCAAGGCCTACGCCTCTGCCGGAAATGTCGGAGATTTTTTCCGCGGTGCTGAAACCCGATGCGAACAGCAACTGATAAACGTCGTCGTCCGACATTTTTTTGGCGTCTTCCTGGGTTACAATCCCTTTTTTCAGCGCCGTTTTCAACACTTTGTCGCGGTTGATGCCTCTGCCGTCTTCTTCGATTTCGATAAATACGTGATTTCCGCTATGGAATGCGCGCAAATATATCGTTCCGGTTTCCGGTTTTCCCGCTTTCATTCTGTCCGCCGGCGCCTCAATGCCGTGGTCCAGCGCGTTGCGCAACAGATGGACCAACGGGTCGCCGATCTCATCGATAACGGTTCTGTCCAATTCCGTATCTGCGCCGGTAATGACCAACTCCACTTTTTTATCCAGCGATTTGGCCAAATCGCGAATCATCCGGGGGAACCGGTTGAATACCGTATCCACCGGAACCATGCGCAGTTTCAGGACGATATTTTGCAGATCGGTGCTGATTCTGGCCATATGCTCCACGGTTTCCGTCAAATCGTTGCGCCGGATTTCCGCCGCCAACGACTCCATCCGCACCCTGTCGATCAACAGCTCGCTAAACAAATTCATTAATGTGTCCAGCCGCTCGATATCGACACGAATCGTCCGGTTGACGTGCACATTTTGTCTCGCCTGATTCGGGTGGGAATCCGCGACGCCCCGATGGCCGTCATTGCCGGAAGCGGATTGCCCGGCAGCCTGCTCAGCCTTCACGCTGGCGAGTTGTTTCAATTTCTCGTGATCGAGCGATGCGACTTCGCACGACTCGATTTCGGAAATATGCATAATCATTCGCTGCAGGGCTTCTTCGGACAACTTCGATATGTAATAAACGGAGAAAATCTTTTCAAATTTTTCCTGCTCGATATCTTCTACGGTTGGAAACGATTTGACAATTTCGCCGTTTGTCTCGAGCACATTAAAGACCATGTATGCGCGCGCCGCTTTCAAAACGCAGTCGTCCCGCACAGCCACTCGGATGAAAAACACCTTATGCCCCGTATCGAGCGATTGCTGCAATACGGAATACTGATATTGGTCAAGGGACATGTCGGAGTTTGCCTCTTTGCCGGGCTCGGCTGCCGAAACGGGCGTATCCCCGCGGAATATAGCTTGCAGCGATGATACGATTTCCTGCACATCCGCCTTGCCGGTTCCTCCGGCAACAATATCCTGCACCATGGCTTCCAGCGCATCCAGACTTTTGAAAAGCGTATCAAAAATAAAACCGTTCATTTTGCATTTCTGGTTGCGCACCTGGTCCAGCACATTTTCCATCTCGTGCGTTAACGAGGCCAGATCCTCAAAGCCCATAGTTGCGGACATGCCTTTCAAAGTATGGGCTGAGCGAAAAATGCCCTGTACGATATCCAGATCATCGGGTCTCTTTTCGAGCTCAAGCATGTTTTCGTTTAACGCTTGCAAATGATCTTTCGCCTCATCGATAAACATCGATAAATATTGGTCTTGTCCCAAACGTGAGCACCTCCTATAAGTCGCCGTCATGCCTTTCCATCTTGCTGACTTTTTTAACAAGCGTTGCCGCTATGAACTCTAACGGCACAATATCCGTTACGCACTGCAACTCGATTGCCGCCCGGGGCATCCCGTAAACAATTGCCGTTTGTTCCGCTTCGGCAATCGTCGTTACAGCTCCGGAATCACGTAACGCTTTCATCCCTTTGGCTCCATCACTCCCCATTCCTGTCATCAGTATTGCATGGCGAATTAAATCGGTATAAGGCACAAGCGATGTAAACAGTTCATCCACGGAAGGGCGGTGCCCGTTCACCGGGTCGTCGTCGCCAAGCGCGATCGTATAGGTTTTCGCGCCGCTTTTCGTAAGTCGCATATGCATGCCGCCGGGTGCGATATAGGCGACGCCCGCTTTCAATTCTTCTCCGTGAACGGCTTCCTTTACGCGAATTTGCGCCAACTGGTCCAGCCTTTGCGCCAACGAACGCGTGAAGTTGGGCGGCATATGCTGCACAATCAGAATCGGCGCGGGAAAGTCTTTCGGCAAGCGGGCAACAACGTTTTGCAGCGCTTTCGGTCCGCCGGTCGATGTGCCGATCGCAACAAGTTGGCTGAACATTTTTTTGTTTTGTTTCGGCGCCGCTTCCGCATTCAATACGGCAAGGGGGCTGTTCGTAATTGGCGGCTGCCATTTCAATTTTGTGCGCACGCAGACATGCAACTTGTCGATTAGCGTTTTGCGAATATGATGAATATCCAGTGAAATGGCGCCGGACGGTTTTAACACAAAATCGATTGCCCCCGCTTCCAAAGCCAGAATGGTTGCTTTGGCGCCCGGTCCTGTCTTGCCGCTCAGCATCAATACGGGAATCGGGTCGTTTTGCATGATATGTTTTAACGTTTGCAGCCCGTCCATTTCCGGCATTTCTATATCCATCGTGATGCAATCGGGACGGTGCAAGCGCAGTTTTTCGAGAGCGTCCTTACCGTTAAAAGCTGTGCAAATAACAGTGAATTGCGGGTCTTCGTTGATCAAATCGGAAATCATTTTGCGCATAAAAGCCGAATCATCCACGACCATTACCGAATAGCGTTTGTGCAATGCGTATCACCCCTAAGCTGCGACAATTCCTCTATCTGCTAAAGCGCAATAATCGCCCCAAAAATGCCTTGACGCCGCTTTCCTGTTCATTCTCCCGCACGGCGCTTTTCCCTCTGATGAACACGGACGCCAGCTCCGTCATTTTTCTGGACGCTTCGCATCCGGGGTAAGCGACATAAAACGGCACCTGCTTTTTAACCGCTGAGGAAACATGATGATCGTCGGTAATGTATCCAAGCGCCGGTATATCGATATCCAAAAATTGCTTTGCTACCATGCTGATTTTTTCCGCCGTGCGCTTGCCTTCCTTTTCATCCGCCACGCGGTTCACGATCAGCTGAAACGGCACCCGGTATTTCAGGCCGTGAACCATTTTGATAATCGCGTAGGCATCCGTAATCGCCGTTGGTTCCGGCGTCGTCACGACAATCGTTTCCTGGGCCGCCAGAATAAATTTCAGCGTTTCCCGCGAAAGCCCCGCTCCGGTATCAAACAGGATAAAATCGATATAGCCGCTTAATTCGTTTAATTGCCGCGTAAAATTCTCCAGTTCGTCTTCCGATAAACGAAACAAGTCGTTGAAACCGGAGCCTCCGGAAATGAATTGAACGTCATTTACGCCTTTGTAGATGATCTCCCAGATCGTTTTTTCTTTTTTCAGCAAATGGGCCAAATTGTATTTGGGCATAATTCCCATCAGCACATCGATATTGGCAAAACCGATATCGGCATCGAAAATGAGCGTCCGAAAGCCGAGCGATTGCAAAGCAAGCGCGAAGTTGAGCGTAAAATTGGACTTCCCCACGCCGCCTTTGCCGCTTGTCACCGTTATGATGCGCGTATTTTTCACGCCGGTGTCGCTCTTCACCTTGACAAGATTGCGCAATTGCTGCGCCTGGTCAGTCATTTGCCATCTCCCCCCAAAATCATATCCACCAATTGTTCCTCATTTACTTGAAAAATATCGTCGGGAACATTTTGGCCGTTTGTGATATACGACAGTTGCAGCGGGAATTCGCTGACCAGATTGAAGATGGCGCCGTAGCTCTCCGTCTCGTCCATCTTGGTAAACAACAGTTTGTTCAGGTCAAAACGGCTGAAGTTTTCCACAACTTTGCGAATATCCTTATATTTTGCGGTCAGGCTGACGACCAGGTATGTTTCGGTTTTTTCTTTTGTTTTCAGCAGGCTGTTCAACTCCGAAACATACATTTCATTGCGGTAATTACGCCCCGCTGTGTCGACAAAAATGATGTCACAACGTTCCAGACGTTGAAACGCTTTTTGCATCTCCGGCGGAGACATGACCACTTCCAACGGAATGTTTAAAATGTTGGCGTACGTTCGCAGTTGTTCCACGGCCGCGATTCTGTATGTATCGGAAGTGATAAGCCCTACCGATCGTTTCTGCTTCAACACTTGTTCGGCAGCCAGCTTGGCAATCGTGGTCGTTTTGCCTACGCCCGTCTGGCCGACAAACCGCACCACCTTCGTATCGTCGGCAATCGGCTGCTTGCCGTTTTTGCGCAAGAGTGCAAGCAATTGATTTCGAAACAGTTTGTTCGCCTCAGCCTCGGTCATAGTTGGCGATATCGCTCCCGCGTCCCCGATCACTTTTTGCATAATGCTTTGGATTAACAGCGGGTTGAAATCGTGCGCTTTCAGATGCGCTTCCATTTTCAGGAGCGCGGCGGGGTAGCCGGAACTGTCATAAATGCCGGCTGCGGCAAGCTTGTTGACCAATTCTTTCATTTGCCGCAACTCAAGCAGCATTTGCTCGTCCTTGGCCGAAGATACGCTGCGGTCAGGTTCCGTTTCGCGCGCATACCCGGGCAAGCCGCCCGTTTGTTTGGCTTCAGCCGCCGGATTGGCCGTTAGCGTTGTGACCGGTTCCAAAACCGCCGTTGCTTGCATTCCCGTATGCATAGTGTGAGGTTTCTGCGCGGGAGAGGTGTTGTCCATCGCCGCAATCACTTCGATTCGGCGTTTGGCAAACAGCCCCAAAAATCCGCCGGAACGCAATTCTTTCGTATTCAGAATAATTGCGTCATTGCCAAGGTCGCTGCGAATTTTTTTTAGTGCCTCGGGCATTGAATCAACCACATATCGTTTCACTCTCACAGATTCACCACTCCTACGCTGTGGATTTCAACGCTTGGCTCCAATTCGTTATACGAAAGGATGGGAATATCCTGCAACGAACGTTCCAACAACTGCCGCAAATACATGCGTATCGTCGGCGACGCGAGAATGACCGGCTGTGCGCCTGTCTGGGCGAGTTTCCCAACCTGTTCGACAACTTTTTGGTAAATCAGTTGCGAAGAACCGGGGTCGAGCGCCAAATAGGAACCATGTTCCGTTTGCTGGACGGATTCGGCAATTTTTTTCTCCAGCGTCGGCCCGACTGTAATCACTTGCAGCGTGTCCCCGTCAGCGACAAACTGCTGGGTAATTTGCCGGGACAACGATTGCCGGACATACTCGGTCAATACGTCGGGATCTTTGGTCAATTGGCCGTAATCCGCCAACGTTTCAAAAATCGTGACCAAGTCGCGAATGGAAATTTTCTCTTTCAATAATTTGCTTAAAACTTTCTGCACGTCGCCAATCGATAACACACCCGGAATCAGTTCCTCGACAAGCGCGGGGTACGATTCCTTCAGGTGATCGATCAGCGCCTTCGTTTCCTGGCGTCCGATCAACTCGTGGGCATGCTTGCGAATGGTTTCCGTCAGATGGGTGGCAACGACCGACGGCGGATCAACCACCGTGTATCCGGAAAGCTCGGCGCGTTCCTTCATGTCCTCGTCGATCCACAGCGCCGGCAATCCGAACGCGGGCTCGGTGGTGGCGATACCGGTAACGGACTCGTCATCGATCCCGGGACTCATTGCCATATAGTGATTAAGTATTAATTCACCATGCGCCACCGTATTTCCTTTAATTTTTATCACATATTCCGTCGGTTTTAGTTGAATATTGTCGCGAATGCGGATTACAGGCACAACGAGCCCCAATTCCAGCGCCAATTGGCGTCGAATCATGATGACGCGATCCAACAAATCGCCGCCTTGCTGCGCATCCGCAAGCGGAATAAGACCGTAGCCGAATTCAAATTCAATCGGATCAACCTGCAGCAAATTGATGACGCTTTCCGGGCTGCGCACTTCCGCCATTTGCTGCACTTCTTCCATCTCTTCCGCTTTCTCCTGTTCTTTTGCCAGGTTCTTTTGCATGCGGTAACCGCCGATCGCGATGGCCGTAGCAACCGGCAAAGTGACGAGCCAGCCGATCGGCGTCGCCACGCCAAGCATAAAAATTGTTCCCGCCACAATGTACAACAGCTTTGGATGCGAAAGCAGCTGGCCGGACAAATCGGCGGCAAAATTATTTTCCGAAGCGGCGCGCGTGACGATCAAGCCGGTCGCGGTCGAGATCAGAAGCGCCGGAATTTGGCTCACCAAACCGTCGCCGATCGTCAAGACGGAAAAACGCTGCAGCGATTCTGCAAAGCCAAAACCGTGCACGGCCATGCCGATTACAAAACCGCCCAACAGATTGATGAACAAGATGACGATCGCGGCGATCGCGTCGCCTTTGACAAATTTGCT
This window encodes:
- a CDS encoding flagellar biosynthesis protein FlhA, with the protein product SKFVKGDAIAAIVILFINLLGGFVIGMAVHGFGFAESLQRFSVLTIGDGLVSQIPALLISTATGLIVTRAASENNFAADLSGQLLSHPKLLYIVAGTIFMLGVATPIGWLVTLPVATAIAIGGYRMQKNLAKEQEKAEEMEEVQQMAEVRSPESVINLLQVDPIEFEFGYGLIPLADAQQGGDLLDRVIMIRRQLALELGLVVPVIRIRDNIQLKPTEYVIKIKGNTVAHGELILNHYMAMSPGIDDESVTGIATTEPAFGLPALWIDEDMKERAELSGYTVVDPPSVVATHLTETIRKHAHELIGRQETKALIDHLKESYPALVEELIPGVLSIGDVQKVLSKLLKEKISIRDLVTIFETLADYGQLTKDPDVLTEYVRQSLSRQITQQFVADGDTLQVITVGPTLEKKIAESVQQTEHGSYLALDPGSSQLIYQKVVEQVGKLAQTGAQPVILASPTIRMYLRQLLERSLQDIPILSYNELEPSVEIHSVGVVNL
- a CDS encoding MinD/ParA family protein, whose protein sequence is MTDQAQQLRNLVKVKSDTGVKNTRIITVTSGKGGVGKSNFTLNFALALQSLGFRTLIFDADIGFANIDVLMGIMPKYNLAHLLKKEKTIWEIIYKGVNDVQFISGGSGFNDLFRLSEDELENFTRQLNELSGYIDFILFDTGAGLSRETLKFILAAQETIVVTTPEPTAITDAYAIIKMVHGLKYRVPFQLIVNRVADEKEGKRTAEKISMVAKQFLDIDIPALGYITDDHHVSSAVKKQVPFYVAYPGCEASRKMTELASVFIRGKSAVRENEQESGVKAFLGRLLRFSR
- the flhF gene encoding flagellar biosynthesis protein FlhF, whose amino-acid sequence is MRVKRYVVDSMPEALKKIRSDLGNDAIILNTKELRSGGFLGLFAKRRIEVIAAMDNTSPAQKPHTMHTGMQATAVLEPVTTLTANPAAEAKQTGGLPGYARETEPDRSVSSAKDEQMLLELRQMKELVNKLAAAGIYDSSGYPAALLKMEAHLKAHDFNPLLIQSIMQKVIGDAGAISPTMTEAEANKLFRNQLLALLRKNGKQPIADDTKVVRFVGQTGVGKTTTIAKLAAEQVLKQKRSVGLITSDTYRIAAVEQLRTYANILNIPLEVVMSPPEMQKAFQRLERCDIIFVDTAGRNYRNEMYVSELNSLLKTKEKTETYLVVSLTAKYKDIRKVVENFSRFDLNKLLFTKMDETESYGAIFNLVSEFPLQLSYITNGQNVPDDIFQVNEEQLVDMILGGDGK